The nucleotide window CGTGGATCGTCATTGCAGAGATCTGGCCCATGTCCAACCGTCCATATGGAATCGCTCTCGGCGCCTCGTCCAACTGGATGAACAACTTCATCGTTGGCCAGGTTACACCGGATATGTTGACGCATTTGCGTTATGGGACGTATATCTTCTTTGGGCTTTTTACCGCCATGGGCGCGGCGTTTATATACTTCTTCTTCCCGGAGACAAAGGGGTTGTCTCTTGTATGTTTTCCCCTCTAAAAACCCATATCCCCTGTTTTATCAGATTGGAATGCTAACACCCTCAACAGGAAGAAATGGACACCCTCTTCGGCTCCGTCGGTACCGCCGAGCGCGAAAAGGAGCGCTGGGCTGAGGTCCACCGCGAAGTCGGTCTTACTGACATCCTGGAGCGCTCGGGCTTGTACCATGATTCTGGTGCTGGTATGCACAAGGACAAGCCGAGTTACGACGATAACTTGGAGAAGGAGAAGCCGACGGTTCTTGAGCAGGCATAGGTTGAGAATTACTGGTTTTGAATGATGTGTTTATGCGCATGGTTTGGTAATGTGATACGTTGAGATGTGGGGTGGGGTTAGTTGGGAGGTTGGATGGTTTTTGTAGATATACCCTTCGCTTAGTATATGAGTGAGTGTTTTGTTTTGCCGGTATAAGTGTGTATTCAAGTTGATGTGTGCGGTATGACGTACAGATGCCCTGTTGCTGTCACTTTGACGTTGCCAGACTGAAGAGAAGTATGCAGCGCCTCACATTACGGAGAGCTCTTTCTTGATTGATTAAATGTACCGTCCTCACCTCTTCACGACCCTAGTAGTCTGTCTCTTAATTCTTTCCCCAACCTTCAACGCAGGCATCTTCTCCCTAACACCAGCACCAGTCTTACTCTTCACTCCCCTCGCCCCAGCCCCTTTCCCCCCCTCCTCCATCCCTGCACTCTGCTCCCTAATCCTCTCCGCAACCTCCTCCCACACGCCCGGCACCCCCGTCCGAACCGTATACCCCCTCCCCTCTTTAACATAAAACTTAAACCTTTGTTCATTCAACACCTCCCATACCCTCTTCCACCTCCCCTTCTCCCTCTGCCTCTCCCTCCACTCCTTCGTCTTCGGCAACTCGATATTCGCCAATCTGAACCGTGAGGGCGGGAGAGCGCGTAGTTCGTGCAGGAAAGCGGTGGTATGTTTGCGGAAGGGGAAGATGCGCAGAGTGACGAATTCGAGTTTGGTGGTGGCTGTGGGGTGGGTGCGGAGGGTGCGGGCGTGGCGCTGGAGGGCGGGGAGGGAGAGGCGGGCTGAGGGGGGATTTGAAGGAAGATTTGGTGGGTGAAGGGCGCGGTTAGGTAGGCGAGGGTTAGGGTGGGGATGGTGCCTAGGATGCCGACTGGGGGTTGTTAGGTTGGGGGTTGGAGGGGGTGGGGTTTGGTGGGTGGATGCAGGTAGTGTGAAATTGATTGGTAAGAGTGGAACAGTTGAGTATGGATGTAGAGTTTGTGGGAATATGATATGTTGGTATGAAAGCATTACAAAGAAGATAGTAAACACGCAAACAGCGTGATTCTCATGAGAAGTAAAATCTAGAGAAAGAACATCCAGAAACACAGAAACATCTTCACATACCTAGAACAGCCTGCATCTTCCTCACATTAGGATCAGGCTGGTTTTCATTATTCCAAAGCGGTGGCACGCCAAAGACAAGCGTGGTGCCGAATTGCAAGAGAGCCATTGCTTTCCAGAAGGATATCCATGTCGTCCGTGCGTCGCCTGCATCGTAGATGAGCAGTCTGGAGGGGTATTCTAGTTTTCTTGTTAGAGAGTTGTTGTGGCTTCATTATATATTTCGTACTTCGTTCTTTGTCAGCGGCTTTTTCGGACGATTTGCCGAGCGAGCGGAGAGTTGGCGAAGTGGAAAATTTCCGAAGGCAGCGCTGGCATACGAAGTTGGTGGTGCGGGGCTGTCTGAGGGATGCAACAGAACCTCGAGCTGTAAATAGAGGACCTCTAAATGCAGCTGCGAATGCAAATAATCGTGGTTGCATCTTGGATGAGGGTAGAGTTTGTTGGTGTTCTAGTCTGGTTGTGGGTGTTGGGCTTTGGCTCAGCTACGAGCGAGACCCTTTAGAAATATCGCTTAAAgactatcctcgctgttggAACTATGAGCTCGGCCAATGGCAAAACCACAATGTGAAAGTAAAGTCGAGTTTTGCATTGTCGCGCTGTCACGTGTGGAGACGAGCTCGGCGGTTGTGGCAGATAAAGCCGAGGCTGGCGGCGATACCGTTAAGCAGATGCCACGGTTCACCTCCGCAAGCTCCACTAGAATATCTGGCGCCAACATGCTTCTAGTTTGGCCCTGATTCATTCCTTTGTTGCGATTCGACTTGAAGTGACCATCGCTCTATGTGATATATCGGCGAGCATGTTCTTCGCCTTTGCGCTCCTGCCGCTTATAGCGTTTTCATCCCTCGGTGCTGCTTACCGCAACCTCACCGACGACACGCTCAAAAACCTGCCCGGACCCGGCGATGACTTCGATATAAAGAAAGGCGCTTTGCTTGCGCCAATACTGGTCCCTAGAGTGTCTGGGACTGAAGGCAATGCTGCTGTGCGACAGCACTTTGTAGACTTTTTCAAGTCGCAACTACCAGAATGGCGTATAGAGATGCACAACTCGACGTCGACGACACCCGTGAGCAAGGGCAAGGAAGTTCCGTTTGTCAACATAATTGCGACGCGCGATCCACCTGGTAGTATGGAGGGAGATGTTTCGCGACTGGCTTTGGTCGCGCATTACGACAGCAAATTGACGCCAAAGGACTTCATTGGGGCGACGGATAGTGCGGCGCCATGTGCCATGATTCTTCACATTGCGCGCAGCATCGATGCGGCTTTGACCAAGAAGTGGGCAGCGACGGACAAGGGTGACTTTGAGGTGGAACACAGGGGTGTGCAGATACTCTTGTTGGATGGTGAAGAGGCTTTCCAGAGTTGGACCGACACAGACAGTCTATACGGAGCTCGGTAGGATACGGTATGTGATGATATGTAGTCAGGTGCTGATACTCTACAGAGCTCTAGCCCAGGATTGGGAGTCAACCTTCCATATGGCTTCCTCGATTTACCGTACCCCGCTAGACTCGATCGAACTCTTTCTTCTGCTCGACCTGCTGGGCTCAAAGAACCCCAGAGTGCCGTCCTACTTCAAAACCACACATTGGGCATACAAGCACATGGCAAACACAGAGGAACGTCTGCGAAAGCTGGGCTTGTTCAAGTCGGCCCCACTGCGCAAGTCCAAGATGGCAGAGGCCGAGCCTGAGAAGCGTCGCGCTGACCGACCGTTCCTGATCGATGCATACAAGGACGACTCGGCATTCATCGGCGGTTTTGTGCAGGATGACCACGTTCCCTTTATGGCTCGCGGTGTCGAAATTCTACATATGATTCCTTCGCCTTTCCCAAAGGTATGGCACACACCAGAGGACGACGGGGAGCATCTCGACTTGAACACAGTCGAGGACTGGACAAAGCTGTTCATGGCTTTCACTGCCGAGTGGATGGAGTTAGAGGGCTTCTTTGACGTCAAAACAGCAAAGAGAGAGGATACCGAGAAATCGGAACTGTAAGCAGCTCCGCACGTATTGACTGTCTGTAGGTTAACCTGTCTTAGTGAGATACCCTAGAGTCGCTACAAATCAACTTTTTCATGTTTAAACTTGCCTCATGTAGTGCTAAATGACGTTTTCGGTGTTTCAAGCGCATGCTATACTTGCGTGAGACAAAGGCTGTTGTGACCACAAAGCGCCCAAGTACATGTCTTTGAATCGCATCCTCAAAGACACGGGCTTGGCAAGTGAGATAGTTTCGCACTCGATACGCAGCCTCCTCAACCCTCGCCGACAGTGATAGGTCATCCCAGACCATTCAGACGTCTTAAACATTACTTCCCATAGCTAACTACAAATCATACTGATCAAGCAAATCGGCAGCAAGCACGCCCAAAGGCAAACCAAAGAGGCACAGTCCGGACCTGTACCATGACTCCTCTTCATCCGCGGGATCAAGCATGGCTCCACAAGCAGTTGCTCACAGACGGGGCGGCACACACAAAGTCAAGGATCAGGATAGAACAGATTCCATTTACGACACGTACAACTACAAGGAGCTACTCGACGCGGCCAAAGAGCGAGGAATCTACCGCAAAGACATGAAAAAGGGAGAAATGGCATGGGCGCTGAAGCGAAATGACGACGAGAAGAGAAGAGCCCAGCACCAAGCTCGGATCCATTATCAAAAAAGGCAGCAGCAAGCGCGAAAAGAgcaagaaaagaaagaagcCGAACTCCAAGCCCTCATCGCCGCCAAACACAAGCGCCGGCTCGAAAGGATGCAAAAAAGAGACCGCGACGAAAGCGTCAGCGATGACACGCCCAGCGAAAACGAAGACGAAGCAGAACCCCCCGAAAACGGCAGCGACGTCGTAGGTCAAGCCCTCAGCGACGAATCCTGGGATTCTACCTCTACAGAATCCTCCACCTACTCTACCTCCCACGTCCCTACCCACGACTGCAAACTCCGTCTCTTCGAATGGCTATACGACACCCTGCCACGTCCCGACCCTCCTCCCGCAAAAACACTCATCGACCTCGCCAGACTACCAAACCCAGCACCCGCTCCCGTTCACTACGCCCCCCTCAAACTAACAACCATGCACACGCGGCAGAAACTCATCTTACCCGGTTCCAAATACCCCGCCTCTGTAGCCCCAAACTACGTCCCTATCCTCCCTCCTGAAACACGTTCTTCAGCACACTCGCATCAGCAACAGCACCGTCTCCACGGCCTCTTGCGCAACGCAGTCGTAGAAACCGGCGCGTTTTGGGCGTCCAAAACAGTCGTGCAGGGCCGTACCGGCCGCATGTACTTCCACCTCGGCGCGCGGAACGAGGCTAAATCCCTCGCGGACACGTATGCAAAGTGGGCCTTGGAGAACCGTCGACTCCTGCGTGTGGGCGTTGGTGCGGGTCAAGCTGGTGGTGGTATCGTGGGTAAAGACGAGAGAACGTGGCGGCACGAAGAGAGGCGACGCAATAAGATAAGAAAAACTGCAGAGGTGTATGAGAGTTCCAGGTATAGGCCTGTTGCCATGTGTTTTTTACCCGCTTATTTGGATTTTGGGGAGCCGAAGACGTCGTCGTGGGTGGGGGAGAGGAGGGGGAGGACGCTGCAGAATTTGAGGTTTGTGAGGTTTGGGGAGTGTGATGTGCCGCATTATTATTTTTGGGTTAGGAAGGGTGAGGGGGGTTGTGAGGgggggttggggttggggttggggatggtggaggaggaggaagaagaagaagaagaagaagaagaggaagatcTCATATACGAAAACCTCGCTGCGTCCAACGACGACGATTCCAGCTCCAGCTCCACCAGCACCAAAGCCCTACACCGCCGCCCCAGCACCATCCACTTACATCCACGAAACGACAACTACACAGCTGTGCAGAAATGGCTAGAAGAAATAAgctcctcctcttcccctTCATCCCGCGCCTCAACTCAACACCTCTTCTCCTTCCTAAACGCCTACCCCAGCACCGCGTCAtccgcctccaccacctcctccGAAAAAGCCAACCGCTCAACACGACCAACCTGCCCCTTCTGCAGTCTACACTGGAGAACCATGACTGCAGACGACCAAGCCGCACACATGCTATCCCACAGCGCAAGTTTACCGCATACAACACTCCATACGCATATCTCACACCCACCACACTACTACATTGCCGAGCTAACTACATCCagcgaggatgacgacgataATGGCGAGGCAGGGAGGGAGGCAGATGTTGATGCGCCGAGTGTACCACGGCGGCGTTGGTGGGGTAAGGAAGCTTTGTCGGTGAGGAGGGCACAGGAGGAGgggatggagatggagatggagagaCGGGTTAACACAGCGGGTTTGCGGTCGAGGAGAACCAGCAGCTTGGAGAGTTTGGGGGTGGGTGGTGATGTATCAGGGTTTGTATATCCTGCATCATCTCTACTGCGTTCAGAACAGCTAGGAACGTATACGACACTGCTGCCACTTCCTCTGGTGTTTCGAAACGACAGGAAAAGGAAAAGGGAAGTTAGGTGAGCGGAGCCGGCGATTAGTGATATGCATCTACCGCCACTTGAGTGGAAGAAGATGGAAAGGAAGAGGGACACGGAGACGGGGGGACCATTTAATGTGTTGGAGGCAGTGCAGGAGCAGCGTCCGTATAAGAGGCAGAAGGCGGGACCGTTTGATGCGTCGGAGGTCTATCAAGACAAGAAAAGGAAAAGGAAAATCGAGCAGCCGTCACAAGCTCTTAGTGACACGAATCTACCACCGCTACCACCATTCCAGAGGAAGAGGAAAGAACTGTTGGATACATCAGAGGCAGTGCAGGAGCGGCGTCCGTATAAGATGGAGACGGGGTCACGGCTTGTTGTATCAGAGTCAAAGCGGGAGCGGCGGCTTCCGTGTATATGACAGAGGTTAGATATAACTGAGACATATGTTGGGAGTCCATGGATTACTAGACGGGTGTTTAGCGGGGAtggagatgatgaagatggtGGTGGGGAGTCAAGGGCTTTTGCACGGAAACGTGGTAAGGATGGGGAAGAAGACGGAGGGGAAGATGGAGGAAAGATGTGGAGTGCATGTGTCGTTTCGTAGTTGTGGGATTGAGGTTTTGAGCTGGGGAAGGGGTTGTGTGAAGGGGAAAGGGTTGTTTGTGGTGGTATTGGATAGGGATGTTATAGAGATATCTCAAGATATGCCACATAAAGGAAGCATCAGCAAAACCCAGGCACCTACGCTAAATATACAAAGCCACTTCGCCGAGGTTCCCCCGCACCGTGCCGTCCACCCACGCGTCTCGTTGTTGAAGACAAGTCAAGCTTCTCATTTCGTCCAAGAAGAAGATAGCGGCGTCAATAGCTCGGGAACCTTCTGAGCAGACCTGCGGATTTCACAAAGACAATTTACGACATACTACGTAGAGGAAAAGAATGGATCGCGTCACGCGTGTTATCGTTTCGTAATCGAAGGCTGAGGTTCAGGAACTGCGGTTGTGTTGACTGGGGGAATACATAGATGGAGAGTTGTAACATCGAGGATTAAACTCGTACCGAATTGGGGGACCTCGTGAATGGTTGATTTAACGGTCTTTGGTGATGATGTTGGCTTACGCGTGTGATGGCATGAGGATAGCGTTTGGGAGGATGGATGACAATGCTCTTTGATCTACACTTGATGACTTTATGTTTTGACACGAGTTGAACTATTCTTTTTTTGTTTTTAGGCCGTCGAGAAGGTGAAAGACGTCTGGTTGTTCCCTTTGATCTGGGGCAGGGTGGGGAAAATAATCTTAATCACGTCTATCCTGACATTCCGTCTGTGTACTGAAGCCTCCATCGCTAACCAAATAATGATCATCTGAAGTATTATTAGAACAGGTAAGACTATTCAATTCCTTGTCGTTTTCTACGATCCAATCGTACTGGTTTTCGAATGGGGAAATGGGGAAACGTGGTGCGTGCTTTGGTATCGGCAAAACAAAATGGCCAATCTAAGCAAAATCATCATCAATCTCACCTCTCCTATCCCCTCACTCACATGACCGGCCAGCCAGCTCACCACGGCGTGACGGGTCCTCCCCTTCCAACAAACTTCCAATATTGTACATGCAGTCTAACGTAACGCAACATGGACATGTGTAGCTTTCCAGTGGATACATGCATCGTATTGAGGCTCAAGCTCAATACCGATACTACCCATTTACGCCTCAACGTCACCAGCCCACTGCGTGATCAACCTCGTTCTTTACTAGATCGTCCCAACACCACACCAACTCCAGGATTTTGTGGATAATCGCTCGTGTTGCAAAGTTCAAAAGCTCGTAGCGTGCCGGACGACCGCTTTTTCGTTACTAATAGGGTTGGTGGGCCATTACGCTGGGACCCGCCAAGTCTCACACCGAAAGGGCCGAGGTAGCGTCCGATGGTGGTGCGGGTTCCACGGCGTCTGTTTTCTCGGGGTCAGACGTGCAGTGTAGCTTTCTGTCGTTCAGCTCTTGGTTTATTTCCATCTTGCACGCTGTGAAAAAGGATGGAAAGGTCAATAGCTCGAGAATCTAGCCATCGGACGACTCGCAAAGTCTGGTACGCCACCACGCCGTCCAATTAGCAGATGCTTCTCGCCACGATGAGGTGCGCCAAGTCTCGTATACCGGCCACGAAGGTATCGAGATCGACGTGGTTACGAGCGGCGGAGCATCTAAATTTAGTGGACAATGGCAGGGATACCGACGATGCGTCGGTGATTTCACCGTTATGCATCCGTGCGGGAGATGACATCGGTCCTTTTCCTTCGTGTTGTTTGTACACGGGCTTGATGTGAAAATGGGGTATATAGTGACTGTGGGATCTGACTGAATCAAGGGGCATCACATCAACTCACTCCATCAATCCATCAACACATAATACCTAATACCCATTTTACCAACTTTCCAAACAATCCATCACTCAAGATGAAATTCACCACCTCCGCCGTCCTTGCCTCCACCCTGGCCCTTGCCTCGGCGCGCGCCTGCCCTTCACCCCAGCCTCAGGCAGGAGAAGAAGGCCTCGACCCCAAGGCCTTCGGTGTCTTCCGCCTCTTCGCCATCATCATCGATGGCCCATACAGCCAAAACTCCACCGTCCAATTCTGGAAGAACGGCCTCTCCATAAACGTCAAGCAAGATGGCACTTGCCGGGACCCCAGCATCAACTACGCTTCCTTCAGCATCGCCGCCTCCGACGCCGACTACCAGCCAGGCGGTCTATTCCTCTACGGTGCCAACCCACCCATCCAAGCCTTTGTCGACCGCTCCGGAATGGGCCAGGGCATTCTCAAATTTAGCGAAGGTGTCAACCCGTCAACCCCCAGGAACGGCGAGCGCGCCCCTTGGGTCATCACAAAGGACCATACGCTCATGTTTGACAACGGCAACGGCGCTACTGGCTTCCAGGCCTGCACACAAGACCAAGGAAAGACATTCCAGGTCTGGTTGCAGGGTGTTGACCGCCCTGCTGGTCTCGAGGACTGCCACAAGTTCACTGCGCAGGTCTGGCCTGTGGATACTTCCGAGGCTGAGAACCCCAACCAGTGCACCTACACCTACACCCAGTAAGCTAGGGGTCAAGGCTGTTAATCGCGGAGTTGTAATGCAGAAGGAGATGGAGGGATGAGTGGTAGTCTTCTTGTATATAGAACATATTGTGGCGTAGATTTGGTCACTTACACATAAAAATACCACCCTCCTTGATGACAATGCAAGTCTTTCCAACCTGTGATGTGCTTTGGTTGTTCAAGATTACTTCGTAGTCTAGGTAGAGTTGAGATGTGGGGTGTAGGGGTGGCAGGTAGTGGCCAGTTATACAAAGCACAGCTAAGACAATTTGAGGGCTAGTTTACCTTGTGCCCCGTCATAGATCTACCACGGCATTCCCGATGTAAGTTACAGGGAGGCAGAGTACCAGGCTGTTGGATACCAACTGTATTCGTCTCTTGGCCTTGCTTGTAAGCTAGCAATACAAAGCTCCCCCAGCTGCTCAATTCACTTCATCTTGCATACTATCGTCCGCAACATTACTAACCATTGGGAAACAGTTACGCATCCCCGAGGATTAGTCCATGATTTTACGAACCTACGACTATGTCATTGCGACGTGTCAGCCATGACGTATCGCGTACTTTGATACTGGAAGACTGAAGTCAGAACCGATTA belongs to Pyrenophora tritici-repentis strain M4 chromosome 10, whole genome shotgun sequence and includes:
- a CDS encoding MIP-T3 multi-domain protein, whose translation is MAPQAVAHRRGGTHKVKDQDRTDSIYDTYNYKELLDAAKERGIYRKDMKKGEMAWALKRNDDEKRRAQHQARIHYQKRQQQARKEQEKKEAELQALIAAKHKRRLERMQKRDRDESVSDDTPSENEDEAEPPENGSDVVGQALSDESWDSTSTESSTYSTSHVPTHDCKLRLFEWLYDTLPRPDPPPAKTLIDLARLPNPAPAPVHYAPLKLTTMHTRQKLILPGSKYPASVAPNYVPILPPETRSSAHSHQQQHRLHGLLRNAVVETGAFWASKTVVQGRTGRMYFHLGARNEAKSLADTYAKWALENRRLLRVGVGAGQAGGGIVGKDERTWRHEERRRNKIRKTAEVYESSSEDDDDNGEAGREADVDAPSVPRRRWWARNVYDTAATSSGVSKRQEKEKGS
- a CDS encoding Hamartin multi-domain protein; translation: MKFTTSAVLASTLALASARACPSPQPQAGEEGLDPKAFGVFRLFAIIIDGPYSQNSTVQFWKNGLSINVKQDGTCRDPSINYASFSIAASDADYQPGGLFLYGANPPIQAFVDRSGMGQGILKFSEGVNPSTPRNGERAPWVITKDHTLMFDNGNGATGFQACTQDQGKTFQVWLQGVDRPAGLEDCHKFTAQVWPVDTSEAENPNQCTYTYTQ
- a CDS encoding glutaminyl-peptide cyclotransferase precursor; the protein is MFFAFALLPLIAFSSLGAAYRNLTDDTLKNLPGPGDDFDIKKGALLAPILVPRVSGTEGNAAVRQHFVDFFKSQLPEWRIEMHNSTSTTPVSKGKEVPFVNIIATRDPPGSMEGDVSRLALVAHYDSKLTPKDFIGATDSAAPCAMILHIARSIDAALTKKWAATDKGDFEVEHRGVQILLLDGEEAFQSWTDTDSLYGARALAQDWESTFHMASSIYRTPLDSIELFLLLDLLGSKNPRVPSYFKTTHWAYKHMANTEERLRKLGLFKSAPLRKSKMAEAEPEKRRADRPFLIDAYKDDSAFIGGFVQDDHVPFMARGVEILHMIPSPFPKVWHTPEDDGEHLDLNTVEDWTKLFMAFTAEWMELEGFFDVKTAKREDTEKSELEIP